The Candidatus Melainabacteria bacterium genome includes a window with the following:
- a CDS encoding 2-isopropylmalate synthase has product MNAEQTKDRHIKIFDTTLRDGQQCPGAGMDFEHNLEYARLACALRVDVLEAGFPSASKMDFDIVRTICEEVATMDYKPTIAGLCQLREEQVIRTIESLQPLVPFGKARLHTYVPVDPELMPASLGKLADDKERIIADLYRLTRMAVEAGMEVQFSPEGYSRMRGNFDFTTDLIRAAIQAGATVINCPDTIGGASVFEGEDYFVRKMVRHAEIMRREFPAQNIIWSVHCHNDFGLAVQNSLNGVIDGPASQIEGCINGIGERAGNAALEQCIMIVKHFSEASGNENPYYTTVATEKLQEISDFVSQHMLPRQPHWPVSGDNAAKHSSGGHTNAILKNPMAYQPFDPKEIGKKISFLFGPLSGGNHAKSIIEDFGYICEESEKAEVAQFIKNQFPLRRKGITDDELFGAYVKYRQPIHIESIEYSKQADRAQVKLLGRFFDEVGLVEEDNAGRDSALAAVKNAIEKRFGKFQILSHRSHSDGAGIDACSISEIYISTESGMQFKGNGQDHDIEISAIKALIDAVNRAYVHRHFAVNSESVAVMGGKEEKSKQVSVA; this is encoded by the coding sequence ATGAACGCCGAACAAACTAAGGATCGTCATATCAAAATTTTCGATACGACCTTGAGAGATGGTCAGCAATGCCCAGGAGCGGGCATGGATTTCGAGCACAATCTCGAATATGCCAGGCTGGCTTGTGCCCTTCGCGTCGATGTATTAGAAGCTGGTTTCCCCTCAGCCAGCAAGATGGACTTTGACATTGTTCGCACTATTTGCGAAGAAGTGGCAACAATGGACTATAAGCCGACCATAGCTGGTTTGTGCCAGTTGCGTGAAGAGCAAGTAATTCGCACAATCGAGTCGTTGCAGCCGCTGGTCCCATTCGGCAAAGCTCGTTTGCATACTTATGTTCCAGTTGACCCTGAATTGATGCCGGCCTCTCTCGGTAAGCTTGCCGATGACAAAGAGAGAATCATCGCCGACCTTTATCGACTGACACGCATGGCTGTAGAAGCCGGCATGGAAGTTCAGTTCAGCCCTGAAGGTTACTCACGCATGCGGGGGAACTTCGATTTCACAACCGATTTGATTCGCGCCGCCATACAGGCTGGCGCCACTGTCATCAACTGTCCTGACACAATAGGCGGCGCCTCGGTATTTGAAGGTGAAGACTATTTTGTGAGGAAGATGGTCAGACATGCTGAAATCATGCGTCGAGAGTTTCCGGCGCAAAACATCATCTGGTCAGTACACTGCCACAATGATTTCGGATTGGCGGTCCAGAACTCCTTGAACGGGGTAATTGATGGACCGGCCTCACAAATTGAAGGATGTATCAACGGTATTGGTGAGCGGGCTGGAAACGCTGCGCTTGAACAGTGCATCATGATCGTCAAACATTTCAGTGAAGCTTCCGGCAACGAAAATCCCTATTACACGACTGTGGCGACTGAGAAGTTGCAGGAGATTTCTGATTTTGTCAGTCAGCACATGTTGCCCCGCCAGCCGCACTGGCCCGTTAGTGGAGACAACGCCGCCAAGCATTCTTCCGGCGGTCATACAAATGCTATTTTGAAGAACCCCATGGCCTATCAGCCGTTTGACCCGAAAGAGATCGGTAAGAAAATTTCTTTCTTGTTTGGTCCTTTGAGCGGTGGCAATCATGCCAAATCAATCATCGAAGACTTTGGCTATATCTGTGAAGAGTCGGAAAAGGCAGAAGTCGCCCAGTTCATAAAAAATCAGTTCCCGCTGCGTCGTAAGGGCATTACTGACGATGAGTTGTTCGGTGCTTATGTGAAGTATCGTCAACCAATTCATATCGAATCGATTGAATACTCCAAACAGGCTGACAGAGCGCAAGTTAAGCTGCTGGGAAGATTCTTTGACGAAGTCGGTCTGGTAGAAGAAGACAACGCCGGACGCGATTCAGCCCTTGCAGCAGTAAAAAATGCCATTGAAAAACGTTTCGGCAAGTTCCAGATTCTCAGCCACAGAAGCCATTCTGATGGCGCAGGTATCGATGCTTGCAGTATTTCAGAGATCTACATAAGCACAGAAAGCGGAATGCAATTTAAAGGCAACGGTCAGGATCACGACATCGAGATCTCTGCTATCAAGGCATTAATTGATGCTGTTAACAGAGCTTATGTTCACAGGCATTTCGCTGTAAACTCTGAATCTGTCGCCGTTATGGGTGGCAAAGAAGAGAAGTCGAAACAAGTTTCGGTGGCGTAA
- a CDS encoding citramalate synthase: MVSGRTTQKDTQKEKFVFLYDTTLRDGTQRKGLSLSLEDKLKIAYLLDKFGVSYIEGGWPGSNPKDMEFFKRLSKNPPKNATVVAFGSTRRVGIKPCDDLNLRALLEAGTKAVALVGKASTLHVTEVLGTDLQENLNMIADSVAYMKEHGKEVIFDAEHFFDGYRANPEYALQTVKTAADAGADWVVLCDTNGGSLPGWVSQVVSRVFAEVGDKVGVHVHNDGELAVANSLAAVEAGARHVQGTVNGYGERCGNANLISIVPNLQLKMGYTCVSDASIKLLTEVSRTVSEIANLNPDTHAPYVGASAFAHKGGLHVAAVEKLTSSYEHIDPSVVGNTRQIVVSELSGRGNIRMLATDLGVRISGSEANVLGQVKELEGKGYQFEDAEGTVELMMRRCNPQYSAPFEKLDMMVVVSDRVATGMTAEAVVKLRVNGETVHTAAEGGGPVHALDQALRKALLPAYPQLHEVRLADYKVRILDPDQATDATTRVVIEAACGEERWSTVGCSQNIIEASRQALMDALELFLLRQEERSAESSLSEKGSKGAVDVAVDVAVDVARSKAVNVPANAASNKAADKANKATKVSPNAAVNVAANVSTKLTASVTGKVVTKQEVVA, translated from the coding sequence ATGGTCAGTGGCAGAACCACTCAGAAAGACACACAGAAAGAGAAGTTTGTCTTCCTGTATGACACGACCCTTCGTGATGGGACGCAGCGAAAAGGTCTCAGTCTCTCGCTTGAAGATAAGCTGAAAATTGCTTACTTGCTGGATAAGTTCGGTGTTTCTTACATCGAAGGTGGCTGGCCTGGCTCAAACCCGAAGGACATGGAGTTTTTCAAACGCCTGAGCAAAAATCCACCTAAAAACGCAACAGTGGTGGCGTTTGGCAGTACCAGGCGAGTTGGCATCAAACCCTGCGACGATTTGAACTTACGGGCTCTCCTTGAAGCAGGCACGAAGGCAGTAGCTCTGGTCGGGAAGGCGTCGACGTTGCACGTTACTGAGGTGCTTGGCACTGACCTGCAAGAAAACTTGAACATGATTGCAGACAGTGTTGCTTACATGAAGGAACACGGCAAGGAAGTTATTTTCGACGCCGAACACTTTTTCGATGGCTATAGAGCCAATCCGGAATACGCTCTGCAAACGGTCAAGACGGCAGCTGATGCCGGCGCTGACTGGGTGGTTCTGTGTGACACCAATGGTGGTTCACTGCCAGGCTGGGTAAGTCAAGTCGTATCGCGAGTTTTTGCTGAGGTCGGCGACAAAGTCGGAGTGCATGTTCACAACGATGGTGAGCTTGCCGTGGCAAACAGCCTGGCAGCTGTCGAAGCTGGGGCACGCCACGTTCAGGGTACAGTCAACGGTTACGGTGAACGTTGCGGCAATGCTAATCTCATATCGATTGTGCCGAATCTGCAATTGAAGATGGGCTATACCTGCGTATCCGATGCCAGCATCAAGCTCCTAACTGAAGTATCGCGCACGGTAAGCGAGATAGCCAATCTCAATCCAGACACGCACGCACCATATGTAGGTGCATCGGCGTTCGCCCACAAAGGTGGATTGCACGTTGCTGCTGTTGAAAAACTGACGTCGAGTTACGAACACATCGATCCGTCGGTAGTTGGAAATACCCGTCAGATTGTCGTATCTGAGCTTTCGGGACGCGGAAATATTCGTATGTTGGCAACAGACCTGGGCGTGCGAATTAGCGGCAGTGAGGCAAACGTTCTCGGTCAGGTTAAGGAACTGGAAGGCAAGGGTTATCAATTTGAAGATGCTGAAGGCACTGTCGAGTTGATGATGCGCCGATGCAATCCACAATACAGTGCACCATTTGAAAAATTAGACATGATGGTCGTTGTTTCGGACCGTGTCGCTACGGGGATGACTGCCGAAGCGGTTGTTAAATTGCGTGTCAATGGTGAGACCGTTCATACTGCAGCTGAAGGTGGCGGACCTGTTCATGCCCTCGATCAGGCCTTGCGTAAGGCTTTGCTGCCGGCGTATCCGCAGTTGCATGAAGTGAGACTGGCTGATTATAAGGTGAGAATTCTCGATCCCGATCAGGCAACCGACGCTACGACGCGCGTGGTGATCGAGGCTGCATGCGGCGAGGAGCGCTGGTCAACTGTGGGCTGCTCGCAGAACATTATCGAAGCAAGCCGTCAGGCGCTGATGGATGCTCTCGAGTTGTTCCTTTTGCGGCAAGAAGAGAGAAGTGCTGAGAGTTCCCTATCGGAAAAAGGCTCCAAAGGGGCTGTAGATGTGGCTGTAGATGTGGCAGTAGATGTGGCTCGAAGCAAAGCCGTAAATGTACCGGCCAATGCAGCATCGAATAAAGCTGCAGATAAAGCAAATAAAGCGACAAAGGTTTCGCCAAATGCGGCTGTAAATGTGGCTGCAAATGTAAGTACTAAGTTGACTGCGTCAGTGACTGGCAAAGTCGTGACTAAGCAGGAGGTCGTAGCATAA
- the ilvC gene encoding ketol-acid reductoisomerase yields MTKMYWEADANADALKGKTIAVLGYGSQGRAHAMNLRDSGCDVVLGLRKGGKTWQQAEEDGWTPKEPKAAVAGADVVVILTPDMAQPELFTEFVAPNLKDGGTVLFAHGFNIHYKQIQPKETIDVVMIAPKGPGGLVRRTYEEGNGVPCLLAVHQNATGKAFDTALAYAHALGGTKAGVLETTFAEETETDLFGEQAVLCGGVTELIAAGFETLVKAGYKPEVAYFECLHEVKLIVDLIYEGGFARMHEFVSDTAKYGDLTRGPRVVDAKTRETMQTILTEIQDGTFAKEWIAETKAGQKNYKRLLEEDLNHPVEAVGKKLRANMSWLQKSSKKDNKQLATSGKANK; encoded by the coding sequence ATGACCAAGATGTATTGGGAAGCCGATGCCAACGCAGACGCACTGAAAGGAAAGACCATCGCCGTGCTCGGCTACGGCAGCCAGGGCCGTGCTCATGCCATGAACCTGCGCGACAGCGGTTGCGATGTGGTCTTGGGACTTCGCAAAGGCGGCAAGACCTGGCAGCAGGCTGAAGAAGATGGATGGACTCCCAAAGAGCCTAAAGCTGCTGTCGCAGGCGCTGATGTGGTTGTTATCTTGACGCCTGACATGGCTCAACCAGAGCTCTTTACCGAATTTGTCGCCCCAAATCTAAAAGATGGTGGCACTGTTCTGTTTGCCCATGGATTCAACATCCACTACAAACAAATCCAGCCCAAAGAAACCATCGATGTCGTCATGATCGCTCCAAAGGGACCCGGTGGTCTGGTTCGCAGAACCTATGAAGAAGGAAATGGTGTTCCCTGTCTGCTCGCTGTACACCAAAATGCGACAGGTAAAGCATTTGATACAGCTCTGGCATACGCTCATGCATTGGGCGGCACCAAAGCCGGTGTGCTGGAAACGACTTTTGCAGAAGAGACCGAGACCGATCTGTTTGGCGAACAAGCCGTATTGTGCGGCGGCGTCACCGAGCTTATTGCTGCTGGTTTCGAAACTCTCGTTAAGGCCGGCTATAAGCCAGAGGTGGCTTACTTCGAGTGTTTGCATGAAGTGAAGCTGATTGTCGACTTGATTTACGAAGGTGGATTCGCCCGCATGCACGAGTTTGTCAGCGACACTGCCAAGTACGGCGACCTGACACGTGGACCGCGTGTTGTCGACGCCAAGACCAGAGAGACGATGCAGACAATTCTCACTGAAATTCAAGACGGTACTTTCGCTAAAGAGTGGATCGCTGAAACGAAAGCCGGTCAGAAAAACTACAAACGCTTGTTGGAAGAAGACCTCAATCATCCGGTCGAGGCAGTCGGTAAGAAGCTGCGCGCCAATATGTCGTGGCTGCAAAAATCGTCCAAGAAAGATAACAAGCAACTCGCAACGAGCGGAAAGGCAAACAAGTAA
- a CDS encoding alpha-amylase — MVEWIRDTVWWHVYPLGFFGAEKLALPPDAMPNPRLRSFEAWFDYVCHLGCNGILLAPLFSSESHGYDTTDFYNLDSRLGTNADLIWFIESCRERNIRVVFDGVFNHVGRSFGPFQDVRQHRQQSRFASWFLIDWNNGANEDGFSYVNFEGHHRLVKLNHNNPEVVEYVVNVINHWLGFGIDGWRLDAAYAVAPHFWQQVLDRVRQKFPDAWFLGEVIHGDYVNSVRQGHLESVTQYELWKAIWSALNDRNFFELSHALNRNNDFSKVFLPNTFVGNHDVTRIATELKDVRDVELALAVLCTVPGTPSIYYGDEQLWMARKEKRAGGDDAIRPCFPSHPQLLSGNSSAFDTYRDLIWLRRNNPWIASSQIKMITLTNQTSVYETKCGANRFFVALNVSDSEFKIHSSAEWNLVNGRAQAGAAGWLVPSHGWAIFN, encoded by the coding sequence ATGGTTGAGTGGATTCGTGATACTGTCTGGTGGCATGTTTATCCGCTCGGTTTCTTTGGTGCGGAGAAACTTGCACTTCCGCCTGATGCCATGCCTAATCCGCGATTGCGCTCGTTCGAGGCGTGGTTCGATTATGTTTGCCATTTGGGTTGCAACGGAATTCTTCTAGCGCCTCTTTTCTCGTCTGAGAGTCATGGTTATGACACGACCGATTTCTACAATCTGGACTCTCGCCTCGGCACAAATGCTGACCTTATCTGGTTTATTGAGAGTTGCCGCGAGCGCAACATAAGGGTTGTATTCGACGGTGTTTTCAATCATGTGGGGCGATCTTTCGGTCCGTTCCAGGACGTCAGGCAGCACAGGCAACAATCTCGTTTCGCGTCCTGGTTTCTGATTGATTGGAACAATGGTGCTAACGAAGACGGTTTCTCATATGTCAATTTTGAGGGGCATCACCGCCTTGTTAAGCTCAATCACAATAACCCTGAGGTGGTCGAATATGTGGTCAACGTGATCAATCACTGGTTGGGGTTTGGAATCGATGGTTGGCGTCTTGATGCTGCCTACGCCGTGGCTCCCCATTTTTGGCAGCAAGTTCTGGATAGGGTGAGGCAGAAGTTTCCCGACGCCTGGTTTTTAGGAGAAGTAATTCACGGGGATTACGTCAACAGCGTTCGTCAGGGGCATCTTGAATCGGTTACACAGTATGAGCTGTGGAAAGCTATTTGGAGTGCTCTAAACGACCGAAACTTCTTTGAACTGTCACATGCGCTCAATCGGAATAATGACTTTAGCAAAGTCTTCTTGCCAAACACTTTTGTCGGCAATCATGATGTTACGCGCATCGCTACAGAACTAAAGGATGTACGAGACGTCGAATTGGCTCTGGCTGTTCTTTGCACTGTTCCTGGAACGCCGTCGATATATTATGGTGACGAGCAGTTGTGGATGGCCAGGAAAGAAAAGAGAGCTGGTGGCGATGACGCAATCCGTCCGTGTTTCCCATCTCACCCACAGTTGCTGAGCGGAAATAGTTCAGCATTCGACACATACCGAGACTTGATCTGGTTGCGTAGAAACAATCCCTGGATAGCTTCATCGCAGATCAAAATGATTACTCTGACAAATCAGACATCTGTGTATGAAACCAAATGTGGTGCTAATAGGTTTTTTGTTGCGTTGAATGTGAGCGATTCTGAGTTCAAAATACATTCATCGGCTGAATGGAATCTGGTAAATGGTCGAGCCCAAGCTGGCGCTGCCGGATGGCTTGTCCCCTCTCATGGGTGGGCGATATTTAACTAG
- the ilvD gene encoding dihydroxy-acid dehydratase: MHSDAIKKGISRAPARAMLKATGLTDEDLSKPLVAIANTWTEAGPCNYGLRDLSEKVKEGVRKAGGTPIEFNTIVVSDGISMGTEGMKASLVSREVIADSIELAVRGHMFDAVVALTGCDKTTPAAVMALARLDLPSLVMYGGSIMPGHFRGRDVTIQEVFEGVGSCAAGLMSEADLAELENQACPGAGSCGGQFTANTMSTAITFLGMSPMGANDIPALDPRKLEAAKRCGEIVMDIYKQGLKPSQIITRKALENAIASVMATGGSTNAVLHLLAIAREANVPLTLDEFDAISRKTPTVVDLKPGGKFVAPDMEAAGGMRLLAKRLMDAGHLRDALTVTGRNLFEEAAEAVETPGQQVIRAVDNPVKATGGIVILRGSLSPDGCVMKISGHETKYFQGPAKVFDSEEETFEGLMRGDIKAGDVVVIRYVGPKGAPGMPEMLQVTGAIVGAGLGASVALITDGRFSGASHGLVVGHVAPEAAVGGPIALIQNGDVITIDVVNRSLNVEGDIKSRASDWKAPEPKYKTGVFAKYWQTVSSAAHGAVTGSFPDELAVSVH, translated from the coding sequence ATGCATAGCGACGCAATTAAGAAGGGAATCAGTCGAGCGCCGGCTCGAGCTATGTTGAAGGCAACTGGTTTGACCGACGAAGATTTGAGCAAGCCGCTTGTCGCCATTGCCAACACCTGGACCGAAGCGGGTCCGTGTAACTATGGATTGCGCGATCTTTCAGAAAAGGTCAAGGAAGGTGTTCGTAAAGCTGGTGGTACTCCGATTGAATTCAACACAATCGTTGTATCAGACGGCATCTCGATGGGGACAGAGGGAATGAAAGCCTCTCTCGTCTCGCGTGAAGTAATTGCTGATTCAATCGAGTTGGCTGTGCGTGGTCATATGTTTGACGCTGTTGTGGCTCTGACTGGATGCGACAAAACTACTCCGGCTGCTGTTATGGCTCTGGCCAGATTAGACCTTCCTTCTCTGGTTATGTACGGCGGCTCGATCATGCCCGGTCATTTCCGTGGACGCGATGTCACTATCCAGGAAGTATTCGAGGGTGTGGGCTCTTGTGCAGCGGGTCTGATGAGTGAAGCTGATCTGGCAGAACTGGAGAATCAAGCCTGTCCAGGGGCGGGTTCATGCGGCGGACAGTTCACGGCCAACACTATGTCTACGGCAATAACGTTCCTTGGAATGTCGCCGATGGGAGCCAATGATATTCCTGCGCTGGACCCGCGCAAGCTTGAGGCCGCTAAGCGTTGCGGCGAGATCGTCATGGACATCTACAAGCAAGGATTGAAGCCCAGTCAGATCATCACCAGGAAGGCGCTCGAGAACGCCATAGCGTCAGTTATGGCGACAGGCGGATCCACGAACGCTGTCTTGCATCTGCTTGCCATTGCCCGTGAAGCTAATGTGCCTTTGACTCTCGACGAGTTCGACGCCATCTCGCGCAAGACACCTACTGTCGTCGATCTGAAGCCGGGCGGAAAGTTTGTCGCTCCGGATATGGAGGCAGCCGGCGGTATGAGACTCCTGGCTAAGCGCTTGATGGATGCAGGACATTTGCGTGATGCGTTGACCGTGACAGGACGAAATCTTTTCGAAGAAGCTGCAGAAGCTGTGGAGACGCCAGGGCAGCAGGTAATCCGGGCGGTTGATAATCCTGTTAAAGCAACAGGCGGAATCGTTATATTGCGTGGATCGCTTTCGCCTGACGGTTGCGTGATGAAGATCTCCGGTCATGAAACGAAATATTTCCAGGGACCGGCAAAAGTTTTCGATTCTGAAGAAGAAACTTTCGAAGGTTTGATGCGCGGTGACATAAAGGCTGGAGACGTTGTGGTAATCCGCTATGTCGGACCTAAGGGTGCTCCGGGCATGCCTGAGATGTTGCAGGTCACAGGAGCCATCGTCGGAGCCGGTCTGGGGGCAAGCGTCGCCCTGATCACTGACGGGCGCTTCAGCGGAGCCTCCCACGGTCTGGTTGTCGGGCATGTCGCCCCCGAGGCAGCCGTCGGTGGACCGATTGCATTAATTCAGAACGGTGATGTTATTACGATTGACGTTGTCAATAGAAGCCTTAATGTAGAGGGCGACATCAAGTCGCGCGCCAGCGACTGGAAGGCCCCTGAGCCTAAATATAAGACTGGCGTATTTGCTAAATACTGGCAGACAGTTTCATCTGCGGCTCATGGAGCCGTGACTGGCAGCTTCCCGGACGAGCTTGCCGTAAGCGTTCACTAG
- a CDS encoding SRPBCC family protein: protein MEGSLAIIGFWLFMIALVMKKPLMTFIERSKEVSTTNQQVLQRLQQLETVSQSMARDLAEIRTLIQSQSADGELLKLKETLDVDQDPAASAVVQSSLLVNQPERERGLEHLLERSSTSEILGTVEDSTTIRFERVLPAEVETVWRYLTDPDLVCKWLGKSSMQPRGGGRIEINFDSEMQVDGVARIRGLIDRFDAPKSIAYSWIDTQSALPSHVSFELSEHEESETNLVLVHSGLPEDKLAEFLALWHTRLDALIAHLKGLVPPDFVSNFRKLLPIYTAVALSMATSVETAEAAVSDQGYQTIRIERSHLLTKYDNHWHDADELEKEIVRLKHENTAAADQIIDQLDKKLKDEYRDLRQIELDIRALDKALL, encoded by the coding sequence GTGGAAGGTTCTTTAGCGATTATTGGCTTCTGGCTTTTCATGATCGCTCTGGTTATGAAAAAGCCATTGATGACTTTTATCGAAAGGTCGAAAGAGGTCAGCACTACCAATCAGCAGGTGCTTCAGAGATTGCAGCAACTGGAAACAGTTTCCCAGTCAATGGCTAGGGATCTCGCCGAAATCCGCACATTGATTCAATCTCAAAGCGCGGATGGTGAATTGCTGAAATTAAAAGAGACTCTGGATGTTGATCAGGATCCGGCAGCGTCTGCCGTCGTTCAATCGTCACTTCTTGTGAATCAGCCAGAACGAGAACGCGGATTAGAACATTTGTTGGAACGTTCATCGACTTCTGAAATTCTGGGAACCGTTGAAGATTCGACCACAATTCGCTTCGAGCGTGTTCTTCCAGCCGAGGTTGAAACAGTTTGGCGCTATTTGACCGATCCTGATCTGGTCTGCAAGTGGCTTGGCAAATCTAGTATGCAGCCTCGAGGCGGCGGGCGCATTGAGATCAATTTCGACAGTGAGATGCAAGTCGATGGTGTTGCACGAATTCGCGGTTTGATCGACCGTTTCGATGCACCGAAATCGATTGCATACTCCTGGATAGATACTCAGTCGGCTCTGCCCTCACACGTTTCTTTCGAACTCAGCGAGCATGAGGAGAGTGAGACTAACCTCGTTCTTGTTCACTCTGGACTGCCTGAAGACAAGCTGGCTGAGTTTCTTGCCTTATGGCACACTCGACTCGATGCGTTAATCGCACATCTAAAGGGGCTGGTCCCACCTGACTTCGTTTCAAACTTCAGAAAGCTTCTGCCCATATATACCGCGGTGGCACTGTCGATGGCGACAAGTGTGGAGACAGCGGAAGCAGCTGTTAGTGATCAGGGGTATCAAACTATCCGTATTGAGCGTTCGCATCTGCTTACAAAGTATGACAATCACTGGCACGATGCAGACGAATTAGAAAAAGAGATTGTACGCTTGAAGCATGAAAATACAGCGGCTGCCGATCAAATCATCGACCAACTCGATAAAAAACTCAAAGACGAATATCGTGACTTGCGTCAAATTGAGTTGGATATCCGTGCGCTGGACAAAGCCTTGCTTTAG
- a CDS encoding acetolactate synthase 2 catalytic subunit, giving the protein MKGADILIKALENEGVDVIFGYPGGAIMPVYDALVGSKLKHILVRHEQAAALAADGYARASGNVGVCMATSGPGATNLLTGIANAQLDSVPMVAITGQVSTTLMGTDAFQEVDIFGMSMSVVKHNFIVRKTADIAKTIHDAFELARSGRPGPVLVDLPKDVVSAELEDVQFLPSSSKPMPRPHSKDLHIAHDLILNSRQPLVYAGGGIRIAGASKELCAFVDALGIPVVTTLQGLGAIPANHPLNLGMLGMHGTKAANFAVQSCDLLICVGARFDDRVTGKLAEFAPGAKVIHMDADPAEIGKLRMVHCALMGDIKVSLNFLHGPGRPEIDFWVKRCLANKEKFAWDYNAPMESVYAPKFIKQMSDRAPENTFVSCDVGQHQMWVAQHYGFKSPNNHLTSGGLGTMGFGLPAAIGAQYASPESAVVAVSGDGSIMMNIQELATLKRYNIPVKIVLFDNKALGMVRQWQELFFNENYSEVDLSDNPDFVKVAEAFGIPSFRVERADQVDEAIDRMFDQKGPVLLHVLIDPKENVWPLVPPGKSNEQMMEAKIV; this is encoded by the coding sequence ATGAAAGGCGCCGATATCCTGATCAAAGCGTTGGAAAACGAAGGTGTAGATGTCATCTTCGGATATCCAGGCGGTGCAATTATGCCCGTCTATGACGCGCTGGTCGGGAGCAAACTGAAGCATATCCTGGTTCGCCACGAGCAGGCTGCCGCACTGGCTGCAGACGGCTACGCACGGGCCAGCGGCAATGTGGGCGTTTGCATGGCCACTTCCGGTCCCGGCGCCACCAATCTTCTTACAGGCATTGCCAATGCGCAATTAGATTCTGTGCCCATGGTGGCAATCACCGGTCAGGTGAGTACGACACTCATGGGCACAGATGCCTTCCAGGAAGTCGATATCTTCGGTATGTCGATGTCGGTAGTCAAACACAATTTCATTGTCAGAAAGACAGCCGATATCGCCAAAACCATTCACGATGCTTTTGAATTGGCGCGTTCAGGACGTCCCGGTCCGGTACTCGTAGACTTGCCTAAAGATGTAGTCTCCGCCGAACTGGAAGATGTGCAGTTCCTTCCCAGTTCGAGCAAGCCTATGCCTCGTCCACACTCAAAAGATTTGCACATTGCTCACGATCTGATCTTGAACAGCCGACAGCCGCTTGTGTACGCAGGTGGTGGCATTCGCATCGCAGGAGCATCGAAAGAGCTGTGCGCATTCGTTGACGCCCTGGGAATTCCTGTTGTCACTACATTGCAAGGTCTGGGTGCAATTCCAGCCAATCATCCCCTGAATTTAGGCATGCTGGGCATGCATGGAACCAAAGCTGCAAACTTCGCTGTGCAGTCTTGCGACTTGTTAATCTGTGTCGGCGCTCGGTTTGACGACCGGGTCACAGGTAAGCTGGCTGAATTTGCTCCGGGTGCGAAAGTTATTCATATGGACGCAGATCCTGCTGAAATCGGCAAGCTGCGTATGGTTCATTGCGCTCTCATGGGTGACATCAAAGTTTCTTTGAATTTCTTGCACGGACCCGGCCGCCCTGAAATAGATTTCTGGGTCAAGCGCTGTTTGGCCAATAAAGAGAAGTTCGCATGGGACTACAACGCTCCTATGGAAAGCGTTTATGCGCCTAAGTTCATAAAGCAAATGAGCGATCGCGCCCCTGAAAATACCTTTGTTAGTTGTGATGTTGGTCAGCACCAGATGTGGGTTGCCCAACATTACGGCTTTAAGTCGCCAAATAACCATTTAACAAGTGGTGGTCTTGGCACGATGGGATTTGGCTTGCCGGCTGCCATCGGCGCTCAGTACGCCAGCCCCGAATCAGCTGTCGTGGCTGTATCCGGTGATGGCTCGATCATGATGAATATTCAAGAGCTGGCGACGCTCAAGCGCTATAACATTCCAGTCAAAATTGTTCTTTTTGACAATAAGGCACTGGGGATGGTGCGTCAGTGGCAAGAGTTGTTTTTCAATGAAAATTACAGCGAAGTTGACCTCTCCGACAATCCGGATTTCGTCAAGGTCGCAGAAGCATTCGGCATTCCCTCATTCAGAGTGGAGCGAGCCGATCAGGTAGATGAGGCAATCGACCGTATGTTCGATCAAAAGGGACCAGTTCTTTTGCATGTGCTCATCGATCCCAAAGAAAATGTATGGCCGCTGGTGCCACCCGGAAAGTCTAATGAACAGATGATGGAGGCAAAGATAGTATGA